Proteins encoded within one genomic window of Saccharopolyspora pogona:
- a CDS encoding ABC transporter permease, producing MVLKTQRKERIDALAETASDAGVSLAASAWRRLKRNPVFVVGAVIIAAFVLLALLAPVLAPHDPAQRLLEQQVSRADNTIPPPQEGFPLGGDQYGRDLFSRLLLGSQQTLLVAVLATVIGLGGGLVLGILAGAFGGWVDAVVMRIADVMLSVPSLLLAVSIGALFAQQTQFTVILAVAIVQVPIFGRLLRGTMLAQRASDHVLAARALGVKESAIVFRHMLPNALGPVIVQATLVLAVAIIDAAALSFLGLGAADDSVPEWGQMLGGAQNIIDSHPQLAFWPAGCIILVALGFTLAGESLRDALDPKRRR from the coding sequence ATGGTGCTGAAAACGCAGCGCAAGGAACGCATCGACGCGCTAGCAGAGACGGCGTCGGACGCCGGGGTGAGCCTGGCCGCGTCGGCGTGGCGGCGGCTTAAGCGCAACCCGGTGTTCGTGGTCGGTGCGGTGATCATCGCCGCGTTCGTGCTGCTCGCGCTGCTCGCGCCGGTGCTGGCCCCGCACGACCCGGCGCAACGCCTGCTGGAGCAGCAGGTTTCGCGCGCGGACAACACGATCCCGCCGCCGCAGGAGGGTTTCCCGCTCGGCGGCGACCAGTACGGCCGGGACCTGTTCTCCCGGCTGCTGCTGGGATCCCAGCAGACGCTGCTGGTCGCGGTGCTGGCCACCGTGATCGGGCTCGGCGGCGGCCTGGTGCTGGGCATCCTGGCCGGCGCGTTCGGCGGCTGGGTGGACGCCGTGGTCATGCGGATCGCGGACGTGATGCTGTCGGTGCCGTCGCTGCTGCTGGCGGTGTCGATCGGCGCGTTGTTCGCGCAGCAGACCCAGTTCACCGTGATCCTGGCGGTGGCGATCGTGCAGGTGCCGATCTTCGGGCGGTTGCTGCGGGGCACGATGCTGGCGCAACGGGCCAGCGATCACGTGCTGGCCGCGCGGGCACTGGGCGTGAAGGAGAGCGCGATCGTGTTCCGGCACATGCTGCCGAACGCGCTCGGCCCGGTCATCGTGCAGGCCACCCTGGTGCTGGCGGTGGCGATCATCGACGCGGCGGCGCTGTCCTTCCTGGGACTGGGCGCGGCCGACGACTCGGTGCCGGAATGGGGGCAGATGCTCGGCGGCGCGCAGAACATCATCGACTCGCACCCGCAACTGGCGTTCTGGCCGGCCGGTTGCATCATCCTGGTCGCGCTCGGGTTCACGCTGGCCGGCGAATCGTTGCGGGACGCCTTGGACCCCAAGCGCCGGCGCTAG
- a CDS encoding EamA family transporter — protein MTSRDRLLALVVAVLWGGNFIALDYGLGQFPPLFLAGLRFAVLLPVLLFVPRPKVPWRWLLGYGLFFGTLQFAFLFVAMNIGMPTGLASLVQQASAPFTVLLGALLLRERITPVQIVGILAAVLGMLAIGWHRAQSASLLPMLITLCGAFSWALGNLCSRKANAPNPLHLTLWIAIVPPLPMFALSAMVEGPTADWQAVATVFDSPTGWYAIGGLAYTSLLATIIGSGLWTTLMGRYPASLVAPYSLLVPVVGFTTAWLVLGEQPHPIELTAGAVVVGGVLLGSIKLTRRTPQPEIEPEPAGASPPLRAS, from the coding sequence GTGACCTCTCGCGACCGCTTGCTGGCACTGGTGGTCGCCGTGCTCTGGGGCGGCAATTTCATCGCGCTCGACTACGGCCTCGGCCAGTTCCCACCGCTGTTCCTCGCCGGACTCCGCTTCGCGGTCCTGCTGCCGGTGCTCCTGTTCGTGCCGCGCCCGAAGGTGCCGTGGCGCTGGCTGCTCGGCTACGGGCTGTTCTTCGGCACCCTGCAGTTCGCGTTCCTGTTCGTGGCGATGAACATCGGAATGCCGACCGGGCTGGCCTCACTCGTGCAGCAGGCGTCGGCGCCGTTCACCGTGCTGCTCGGCGCGCTGCTGCTGCGGGAGAGGATCACCCCGGTTCAGATCGTCGGCATCCTCGCGGCGGTGCTCGGCATGTTGGCGATCGGCTGGCACCGCGCCCAGAGCGCCAGCCTGCTGCCGATGCTGATCACGCTGTGCGGCGCGTTCTCGTGGGCGCTGGGAAACCTGTGCAGCCGGAAGGCGAACGCGCCGAACCCGCTGCACCTGACGCTGTGGATCGCCATCGTGCCGCCGCTGCCGATGTTCGCGCTGTCCGCGATGGTCGAAGGCCCGACGGCGGACTGGCAGGCGGTGGCGACCGTATTCGACTCGCCGACCGGCTGGTACGCGATCGGCGGGCTCGCCTACACCTCGCTGCTGGCGACCATCATCGGCTCGGGCCTGTGGACGACCCTGATGGGCCGCTACCCGGCCAGCCTGGTCGCGCCGTACTCGCTGCTGGTGCCGGTGGTCGGCTTCACCACGGCCTGGCTGGTGCTGGGCGAGCAGCCGCATCCGATCGAACTCACGGCCGGAGCGGTCGTGGTCGGCGGCGTGCTGCTGGGCAGCATCAAGCTCACCCGGCGAACTCCCCAGCCCGAGATTGAACCCGAACCAGCCGGAGCAAGCCCACCACTCCGAGCAAGCTGA
- the recR gene encoding recombination mediator RecR, with translation MYEGPVQDLIDELGRLPGIGPKSAQRIAFHLLAAEPADVTRLQEVLQKVKEGVVFCDVCGNVSEETTCRICRDARRDTALVCVVEEPKDVLAVERTREFKGRYHVLGGALDPLSGVGPDQLRVRELLARIGQDDITEVIIATDPNTEGEATATYLLRMLRDFPGLTVTRLASGLPMGGDLEFADELTLGRALSGRRAM, from the coding sequence GTGTACGAAGGTCCGGTTCAGGATTTGATCGATGAGCTCGGCAGGCTGCCGGGCATCGGTCCGAAGAGCGCGCAGCGCATCGCCTTCCACCTGCTCGCCGCGGAGCCCGCGGACGTGACCCGGCTGCAGGAGGTCCTGCAGAAGGTCAAGGAAGGCGTGGTGTTCTGCGACGTCTGCGGCAACGTCTCGGAGGAGACGACCTGCCGCATCTGCCGGGACGCCCGGCGGGACACGGCGCTGGTGTGCGTCGTCGAGGAACCCAAGGACGTACTGGCGGTCGAGCGCACCCGCGAGTTCAAGGGGCGCTACCACGTGCTCGGCGGCGCGCTGGATCCGCTGTCCGGGGTGGGGCCGGACCAGCTGCGGGTGCGCGAGCTGCTGGCCCGCATCGGGCAGGACGACATCACCGAGGTGATCATCGCGACGGACCCGAACACCGAGGGCGAGGCGACCGCGACGTACCTGCTGCGAATGCTGCGGGACTTCCCCGGTCTGACGGTCACGCGGCTGGCGTCCGGCCTGCCGATGGGTGGCGACCTGGAGTTCGCCGACGAACTGACGCTCGGCCGCGCCCTCTCCGGCCGCCGCGCCATGTGA
- a CDS encoding ABC transporter substrate-binding protein yields the protein MSRAPSAGPRRGSSTRRRVVTAGVAIVAATSLAACAQSQREAGGGGEGGTLTFGAAGAPDLFDPFYASDGETFRVTRQIMEGLVGFKPGSSDVQPELAESWEHSPDGKTWTFKLRQGVKFHDGTDFNGEAVCKNFQRMFSQTGAGQNNALSYYWIENFGGFADGKTPSLYQACDAPDAATAVVHLTRASSKFPDILGLPSFSMQSPTAMDQYQANNVQAQGDSFVYPEYAKAHPTGTGPFKFASYDESNGTIKLARNEEYWGEKAKLNELIFRIIPDETVRKQELESGAIDGYDYPNAADLKALRDAGNNVQVRDPFNIMYLGITQKNNPALQNLKVRQALAYAVDRETLVKSNMPEGASVATQFYPKTVDGYAEDVQQYPHDPAKAKQLLAEAGMPNVTLNFYWPTEVTRPYMPDPQGIYNALAEDLREAGFTINPVSKPWNGGYIDDVDNAKADIFLLGWTGDYNTPDNFIGTFFGTPTNRFYTAASPWGEELAAQLKAADGEPDEAKRNQMYQDMNRKLMSEYLPAVPLSHSPPAIVTSPRVHGLQTSPLTAEEFASVSVSEK from the coding sequence ATGAGTAGAGCTCCATCGGCGGGGCCGCGTCGCGGTTCAAGCACGCGGCGTCGTGTTGTGACCGCTGGCGTCGCCATCGTCGCGGCGACCTCGCTGGCGGCCTGCGCGCAATCGCAGCGCGAGGCCGGCGGCGGCGGTGAAGGCGGCACGCTCACCTTCGGCGCGGCCGGCGCACCCGACCTGTTCGACCCCTTCTACGCCTCCGACGGCGAGACCTTCCGGGTCACCCGTCAGATCATGGAAGGTCTCGTCGGCTTCAAGCCGGGTTCGTCCGACGTCCAACCGGAGCTCGCCGAGAGCTGGGAGCACAGCCCGGACGGCAAGACCTGGACCTTCAAGCTCCGCCAGGGCGTGAAGTTCCACGACGGCACCGACTTCAACGGCGAAGCGGTGTGCAAGAACTTCCAGCGCATGTTCAGCCAGACCGGCGCCGGTCAGAACAACGCGCTGTCCTACTACTGGATCGAGAACTTCGGTGGGTTCGCCGATGGCAAGACCCCGTCGCTGTACCAGGCGTGCGACGCGCCGGACGCGGCCACGGCCGTGGTCCACCTGACCCGCGCAAGCTCGAAGTTCCCGGACATCCTCGGGCTGCCGTCGTTCAGCATGCAGTCGCCGACCGCGATGGACCAGTACCAGGCCAACAACGTGCAGGCGCAGGGCGACAGCTTCGTCTACCCGGAGTACGCCAAGGCGCACCCGACCGGCACCGGCCCGTTCAAGTTCGCGTCCTACGACGAGAGCAACGGCACCATCAAGCTGGCCCGCAACGAGGAGTACTGGGGTGAGAAGGCCAAGCTCAACGAGCTGATCTTCCGCATCATCCCGGACGAGACGGTGCGCAAGCAGGAGCTGGAGTCGGGCGCCATCGACGGCTACGACTACCCCAACGCCGCCGACCTCAAGGCGCTGCGCGACGCCGGCAACAACGTCCAGGTCCGCGACCCGTTCAACATCATGTACCTGGGCATCACCCAGAAGAACAACCCGGCGCTGCAGAACCTGAAGGTGCGGCAGGCGCTGGCGTACGCGGTGGACCGGGAGACGCTGGTCAAGTCCAACATGCCGGAAGGCGCCTCGGTGGCCACCCAGTTCTACCCGAAGACGGTGGACGGCTACGCCGAGGACGTCCAGCAGTACCCACACGACCCGGCGAAGGCCAAGCAGCTGCTCGCCGAGGCAGGCATGCCGAACGTGACGTTGAACTTCTACTGGCCCACCGAGGTGACCCGGCCGTACATGCCGGACCCGCAGGGCATCTACAACGCCCTCGCCGAGGACTTGCGCGAGGCGGGCTTCACCATCAACCCGGTGAGCAAGCCGTGGAACGGCGGCTACATCGACGACGTGGACAACGCCAAGGCCGACATCTTCCTGCTCGGCTGGACCGGCGACTACAACACGCCGGACAACTTCATCGGCACCTTCTTCGGCACGCCGACCAACCGCTTCTACACCGCGGCCTCGCCGTGGGGCGAGGAGCTGGCAGCGCAGCTGAAGGCCGCCGACGGCGAGCCGGATGAGGCCAAGCGCAACCAGATGTACCAGGACATGAACCGGAAGCTGATGTCCGAGTACCTGCCCGCCGTGCCGCTGTCGCACTCGCCGCCGGCGATCGTGACCAGCCCGCGGGTGCACGGGTTGCAGACGTCGCCGTTGACCGCCGAGGAGTTCGCGTCGGTCAGCGTCTCGGAGAAGTGA
- a CDS encoding ABC transporter ATP-binding protein, translating into MTETPETPEGGATSATLTGEVLVDVDQVEVHFPIKRGVVLDRTVGHVYAVDGVSLRIERGETYGLVGESGCGKSTLGRAVLRLEKPTGGRVVFDGVDLSGMKGEQLRRMRRRMQMVFQDPLSSLDPRQSVQSLLVEGMRAHGMDTGRAATDKRLRELLSAVGLPSTSLRKYPHEFSGGQRQRIGIARALSVGPDLVVADEPVSALDVSVQAQVLNLLEDLQAEFGLTYLVIAHDLAVVRHIADRVGVMYLGGIVEESTSDELYEEPLHPYSKALLSAVPVPDPTVEDEREQILLSGDLPSPAAPPSGCRFHTRCPWRQSTRCDTERPELRELKPGHRVACHYAEDIRDGRLKPHEVPAEAVNPADFGDLDVTSAHPA; encoded by the coding sequence ATGACGGAAACGCCGGAGACCCCGGAGGGCGGAGCGACCTCGGCGACCTTGACCGGGGAAGTGCTCGTCGACGTCGACCAGGTCGAGGTGCATTTCCCGATCAAGCGCGGCGTGGTGCTGGACCGCACGGTCGGCCACGTGTACGCCGTCGACGGGGTGTCGCTGCGCATCGAACGCGGCGAAACCTACGGCTTGGTCGGGGAATCCGGCTGCGGCAAGTCGACGCTGGGGCGCGCGGTGCTGCGGCTGGAGAAGCCGACCGGGGGCCGGGTGGTGTTCGACGGCGTCGACCTGTCCGGGATGAAGGGCGAGCAGCTGCGCCGGATGCGCCGCCGGATGCAGATGGTCTTCCAGGACCCGCTGTCGTCCCTGGATCCCCGGCAGTCGGTGCAGTCGCTGCTGGTCGAGGGCATGCGGGCGCACGGGATGGACACCGGCCGGGCAGCCACCGACAAGCGGCTGCGCGAGCTGCTGTCGGCCGTGGGCCTGCCGTCGACCTCGCTGCGCAAGTACCCGCACGAGTTCTCCGGCGGCCAGCGGCAGCGCATCGGCATCGCCCGGGCGCTGTCGGTTGGGCCGGACCTGGTGGTGGCCGACGAGCCGGTGTCCGCGCTGGACGTGTCGGTGCAGGCGCAGGTGCTGAACCTGCTGGAGGACCTGCAGGCCGAGTTCGGGTTGACGTACCTGGTGATCGCGCACGACCTCGCGGTGGTGCGGCACATCGCCGACCGGGTCGGGGTGATGTACCTCGGCGGCATCGTGGAGGAGTCCACATCGGACGAGCTGTACGAGGAGCCGCTGCACCCGTACTCGAAGGCGCTGCTCTCGGCGGTCCCGGTACCGGATCCGACGGTGGAGGACGAGCGCGAGCAAATCCTGCTTTCCGGCGACCTGCCCTCGCCGGCCGCGCCGCCGTCGGGCTGCCGCTTCCACACCAGGTGCCCGTGGCGGCAGTCGACCCGGTGCGACACGGAGCGGCCGGAGCTGCGGGAGCTGAAGCCGGGACACCGGGTGGCGTGCCACTACGCCGAGGACATCCGCGACGGCCGCCTGAAGCCGCACGAGGTGCCGGCCGAAGCGGTGAACCCGGCGGACTTCGGCGACCTCGACGTCACTTCCGCCCACCCGGCCTGA
- a CDS encoding ABC transporter permease has product MLRFTIRRLAQLALVVVVLSMLLFAWLRMLPGGPVSALLGDRATPEARARLEADLGLDQPIFVQYWRFLGRAITGDFGTSTGVQRGSPALEVFLTRFPATLELSILALLLAVVVGIPLGYLAARKRGSWLDNVSITWSLIGVAVPVFFLAFLLKFVFAIQLGALPASGRQDVGLNATRVTGFYILDGLLTREFDAAWNSFVHLILPAIALSTIPFAVIFRITRAAVLDVMDEDYVRTARAKGLTGMVIRRRHILHNAMLPVVTTIGLQTGALLAGAVLTERVFNIAGVGQAVAIGFQRKDFPVLQVVILASAMVYVLVNLIVDLSYALIDPRLRTR; this is encoded by the coding sequence GTGCTCCGCTTCACGATCCGACGGCTCGCGCAGCTGGCGCTGGTCGTCGTTGTGCTGTCGATGCTGCTGTTCGCCTGGCTGCGGATGTTGCCCGGCGGCCCGGTGTCAGCGCTGCTGGGGGACCGCGCCACGCCGGAGGCGCGAGCCAGGCTCGAGGCCGATCTCGGCCTGGACCAACCGATCTTCGTGCAGTACTGGCGCTTCCTGGGGCGCGCCATCACCGGTGACTTCGGCACATCGACCGGCGTGCAGCGCGGGTCGCCCGCGCTGGAGGTGTTCCTGACCCGCTTCCCGGCCACGCTGGAGCTGTCGATCCTGGCGCTGCTGCTGGCGGTCGTGGTCGGCATCCCGCTGGGCTACCTGGCGGCCCGCAAGCGCGGCAGCTGGCTGGACAACGTGAGCATCACCTGGTCGCTGATCGGTGTTGCGGTGCCGGTGTTCTTCCTGGCGTTCCTGCTGAAGTTCGTGTTCGCCATCCAGCTGGGCGCGCTGCCGGCCTCCGGCCGCCAGGACGTCGGGCTGAACGCGACGCGGGTGACCGGCTTCTACATCCTCGACGGGCTCCTGACTCGCGAGTTCGACGCCGCGTGGAACTCGTTCGTGCACCTGATCCTGCCGGCCATCGCGCTGTCCACCATCCCGTTCGCGGTGATCTTCCGGATCACCCGGGCCGCGGTGCTGGACGTGATGGACGAGGACTACGTGCGCACCGCGCGGGCGAAGGGCCTGACGGGCATGGTGATCCGGCGTCGGCACATCCTGCACAACGCGATGCTGCCGGTGGTGACGACGATCGGCCTGCAGACCGGCGCGCTGCTGGCGGGGGCGGTGCTGACCGAGCGGGTGTTCAACATCGCGGGGGTCGGCCAGGCGGTGGCGATCGGGTTCCAGCGCAAGGACTTCCCGGTGCTGCAAGTGGTGATCCTGGCGTCCGCGATGGTGTATGTGCTGGTCAACCTGATAGTCGACCTCTCGTACGCGTTGATCGACCCACGACTGCGGACACGGTGA
- a CDS encoding YbaB/EbfC family nucleoid-associated protein, protein MQQIMEQAQKMQQQLMTAQQELAVAEVTGSAGGGMVTATVSGAGELKGLSIDPKAADPEDTETLADLVVAAVRDANRAAQELQAEKMGPLTGALGGGGLGGLSLPGM, encoded by the coding sequence ATGCAGCAGATCATGGAACAGGCGCAGAAGATGCAGCAGCAGCTGATGACTGCGCAGCAGGAGCTCGCCGTCGCCGAGGTCACCGGCAGCGCCGGTGGCGGCATGGTCACCGCGACCGTCAGCGGTGCGGGCGAGCTGAAGGGGCTGTCGATCGACCCGAAGGCGGCCGACCCGGAGGACACCGAGACGCTGGCCGACCTGGTCGTCGCGGCGGTCCGCGACGCCAACCGGGCGGCGCAGGAGCTGCAGGCCGAGAAGATGGGTCCGCTCACCGGTGCGCTGGGCGGTGGGGGCCTCGGCGGTCTCAGCCTGCCGGGCATGTGA
- a CDS encoding S9 family peptidase has product MALDIVRLLELTSWRAFDVSATGRVLAGSDESGSTQLVELADGEQTPLTALPGAVTGRYLPGERAVVVQHDTNGNERGQLSLLRLDQPRARPAQLRDLEPLVRDPEHVHRLLDVLPGRIVYATNRRNGGDFDVVIRNVATGDEQVAYDGGGMVMEAAASRDGRHLALTVPADPPMSDQLLLVDTTAPGNVLTLTGRDVPARHVQLGWLPDGLVVTTNADRDLTGIAHLDPRTGARRWLVTSDEHDLTGWLSPDGSTLLVQANEDGVSRLALHDATGYLLRAVRLPADGWCAFPLPTPAWSPDSRFVALSFSAATVPGEALLVNAATGECESLTGSAEQLRGQRPVEPSAHRVPTRDGEQLPCFVYSPREADPRLAGSAVLIIHGGPESQSVRTFNPIVQALVAQGHTVLVPNVRGSTGYGKRWYSADDGRNRLESVTDLSDLHDWLPSIGLDPKRAALWGGSYGGYMVLAGLAFQPERWAAGVDIVGISSLVTFLERTAAYRRAHREREYGSLAADAEFLRVASPLTEVASITAPLFVLHGANDPRVPLSEAEQIAAAVRAKGLECELRVYDDEGHGLAKRANRLDAYPGAVAFLARHLAKQA; this is encoded by the coding sequence ATGGCACTGGACATCGTGCGGTTGCTGGAGCTGACCAGCTGGCGGGCCTTCGACGTGTCCGCCACCGGCCGGGTCCTGGCCGGCTCTGACGAGTCCGGTTCCACCCAGCTCGTCGAGCTCGCCGACGGCGAGCAGACCCCGCTGACCGCCCTGCCCGGCGCGGTGACCGGCCGCTACCTGCCCGGCGAGCGCGCCGTGGTCGTGCAGCACGACACCAACGGCAACGAGCGCGGCCAGCTCTCCTTGCTGCGCCTGGACCAACCGCGCGCCCGCCCGGCGCAGCTGCGCGACCTGGAGCCGCTGGTCCGCGACCCCGAACACGTGCACCGGCTGCTCGATGTCCTGCCCGGCCGGATCGTCTACGCGACCAACCGCCGCAACGGCGGGGACTTCGACGTGGTGATCCGCAACGTGGCCACCGGCGACGAGCAGGTCGCCTACGACGGTGGCGGCATGGTCATGGAGGCGGCGGCCTCGCGGGACGGCCGCCACCTGGCGCTGACGGTGCCCGCCGACCCGCCGATGTCCGACCAGCTCCTCCTGGTCGACACGACAGCACCCGGGAACGTGCTCACGCTGACCGGCCGCGACGTGCCGGCCCGGCACGTCCAACTCGGCTGGCTGCCCGACGGGCTGGTCGTCACCACCAACGCCGACCGGGACCTCACCGGCATCGCGCACCTCGACCCGCGGACCGGGGCGCGTCGGTGGCTGGTGACCTCCGACGAGCACGACCTCACCGGCTGGCTCTCCCCGGACGGTTCGACGCTGCTCGTGCAGGCCAACGAGGACGGCGTGAGCCGGCTCGCGCTGCACGACGCGACCGGGTACCTGCTGCGGGCCGTCCGGCTGCCCGCCGACGGCTGGTGTGCGTTCCCGCTGCCCACCCCGGCCTGGTCACCGGACTCGCGGTTCGTCGCGCTGTCCTTCAGCGCCGCAACGGTTCCGGGCGAGGCGCTGCTGGTGAACGCCGCGACCGGCGAATGCGAGTCGCTGACCGGTTCCGCGGAGCAGCTCCGCGGCCAGCGCCCGGTCGAGCCGAGCGCTCACCGGGTGCCGACCCGCGACGGCGAGCAGCTGCCGTGCTTCGTCTACTCGCCGCGCGAGGCCGATCCGCGACTGGCCGGCTCGGCGGTGCTGATCATCCACGGCGGCCCGGAGAGCCAGTCGGTGCGGACGTTCAACCCGATAGTCCAGGCCCTCGTCGCCCAGGGGCACACGGTGCTGGTGCCCAACGTCCGCGGCTCCACCGGCTACGGGAAGCGCTGGTACTCGGCCGACGATGGGCGCAACCGGCTGGAGTCGGTGACCGACCTCAGCGACCTGCACGACTGGCTGCCGTCGATCGGACTGGACCCGAAGCGCGCGGCGCTGTGGGGTGGCTCGTACGGCGGGTACATGGTGCTCGCCGGGCTGGCGTTCCAGCCGGAGCGGTGGGCGGCCGGAGTCGACATCGTCGGGATCTCGTCCCTGGTCACGTTCCTGGAGAGGACCGCCGCCTACCGGCGCGCGCACCGCGAGCGCGAATACGGTTCGCTCGCGGCCGATGCCGAATTCCTGCGCGTGGCGTCGCCGCTGACCGAGGTCGCATCCATCACGGCGCCGCTGTTCGTGCTGCACGGGGCGAACGACCCACGGGTGCCGTTGTCCGAGGCGGAGCAGATCGCGGCGGCGGTCCGCGCCAAGGGCCTGGAGTGCGAGCTCCGGGTCTACGACGACGAGGGCCACGGCCTGGCCAAACGCGCCAACCGCCTCGACGCCTACCCGGGAGCGGTGGCCTTCCTGGCCCGCCACCTGGCAAAGCAAGCCTGA
- a CDS encoding ABC transporter ATP-binding protein gives MALLEVRDLSVVFARKGEPPVTAVDGISFDVYPGRTVGLVGESGCGKSVTSLAIMGLLPSTGAEVSGSVNFDGTDLLQLPRRELDQRRGRDLSMVFQDPLTSLNPVVPIGLQVSEVVERHRGLPRKEAMPEAEDLLRRVGIPDPRRRLKEYPHQLSGGMRQRALIAMALACKPRLLIADEPTTALDVTIQAQILQLLAELVTETETALIMITHDLGVVAGLCDEVNVLYAGRVVERAARHELFARPRHPYTAGLLASIPRLDSPRGQRLSPIKGSISDNIPWDAGCAFCPRCPNAKEVCEQQTPDVSIDVGARLLRCHNPMRETMSTPVEAS, from the coding sequence ATGGCACTGCTGGAAGTTCGCGACCTCTCGGTGGTCTTCGCCCGCAAGGGCGAGCCGCCGGTCACCGCCGTGGACGGCATCTCCTTCGACGTCTATCCGGGCCGCACCGTCGGCCTGGTCGGCGAGTCGGGATGCGGGAAGTCGGTCACCTCGCTGGCGATCATGGGCCTGCTGCCGAGCACCGGGGCGGAGGTTTCCGGTTCGGTCAACTTCGACGGCACCGACCTGCTGCAGCTGCCCCGGCGCGAGCTGGACCAGCGCCGCGGCCGCGACCTGAGCATGGTTTTCCAGGACCCGCTGACCTCGCTGAACCCGGTGGTGCCGATCGGCCTGCAGGTGTCGGAGGTCGTCGAGCGGCACCGCGGGCTGCCGCGCAAGGAGGCGATGCCGGAGGCCGAGGACCTGCTGCGGCGGGTGGGGATCCCGGACCCGAGGCGGCGGTTGAAGGAGTACCCCCACCAGCTCTCCGGCGGCATGCGGCAGCGCGCGCTGATCGCGATGGCGCTGGCCTGCAAGCCGCGGCTGCTCATCGCCGACGAGCCGACCACCGCGCTGGACGTGACGATCCAGGCGCAGATCCTGCAGCTGCTGGCCGAGCTGGTCACCGAGACCGAGACCGCGCTGATCATGATCACGCACGACCTGGGCGTGGTGGCCGGGCTCTGCGACGAGGTGAACGTGCTTTACGCGGGCCGGGTGGTGGAGCGGGCCGCGCGGCACGAGTTGTTCGCCCGGCCCCGGCACCCCTACACGGCGGGCCTGCTGGCCTCGATCCCGCGGCTGGATTCGCCACGCGGCCAGCGGCTGTCGCCAATCAAGGGCTCGATCAGCGACAACATCCCGTGGGACGCCGGTTGTGCGTTCTGCCCGCGCTGCCCGAACGCGAAGGAGGTCTGCGAGCAGCAGACCCCGGACGTCAGCATTGACGTCGGCGCGCGACTGCTGCGCTGCCACAACCCGATGCGCGAGACGATGTCGACCCCGGTGGAGGCGTCATGA